The sequence below is a genomic window from Vibrio spartinae.
TGGTGCTGATGATGCACGGCCAATGTGTCAGCTTGATGAATAATGTAAGCCGCGCTGAGCCAAAGCATCAAAAAGATGGCCGCAAGGGCAACCATCTTTCTGGGGAGACGAGTCATTGGGGGACGAATCGTTTTACTGGCAGCCAACATGGGACATCCGCAATGAATGGGAAAATGTTATAATATAACATTTTCCCACGGGTGCAAGTCTTATTCGTATCGCGGTCAGCAATCGCTCACAGTGGCATGAAGCAAACGCCTGTCCCTGCGAGTCCGCAATAACCTTCCGGATTTTTTGCCAGATATTGCTGGTGGTCACTTTCCGCAAAGTAATAAGGCCCGGCAGAGAGGATCTCCGTGGTGATTTGCCCTTTGCCCTCACTATTCAATGATTTTTGGTAGGTTTGTCGCGAATGTTCGGCGATCAAGCGCTGTTTATCATGATAAACATAGATGACTGAACGGTACTGTGTGCCGAGATCATTGCCCTGACGCATGCCTTGCGTTGGGGTGTGATTTTCCCAAAAGTAACCCAACAGTGTTTCCAGCGAAATTTGTTGCGGTTGATAAATCACCCGCACGACTTCGGCATGGCCGGTTTGACCGGTACATACTTCTTCATAGATTGGATTCGGTGTATATCCGCCCGAGTAACCGACCGACGTCGAAATGACACCGGGAAGTTGCCAGAACAGTCTTTCCGCACCCCAGAAACAGCCCATTCCGAGCAATATTTTTTGTTGACCTTTTTCTGGCTCAGCCGTAAGACGGGAGTGATTCACGAAATGACTGTCTTCTATTTCAAGGGGGGTGAAACGGCCTTTCAGAGCGGTTGCTTCTGTAACCATCTGTTGTTTGTCTGACATGAGTTTACCTTTCTCTTCTTCAGGTGAAATATGAATGCTGAACCTTGAGAGCTCCGAGTGTATAAATGTAGTGCATTTTGGGTAAGGCGCGAATCCGGTTATTGTTTTCTTACGGTTAAAATTGAGCAGAACATGATGCTGTTGTACTCAATTGAGTGGAAACTGTTAACTGTCATTCCAAATGACAAGAGATAGCGCCCCCATTTCTGCGGGGGAAAATTCTAGCGGATATCTCCGTATTTTAAGGTGATTGATTCCGCATATCTACTGGATAACGGTGAACAGTCTGCATTGTCGAAGTATTGAATTGCAACAAACGATGTCTGAAATGATCAGTGAATGAAAACACGAAGTGAGTGAAACGACAAAATTTACGCAGCGCATACAGACGAATGACTTATCTACGGTTAAGATATTGTTTTGACGCTTTATCCGGTGACGTTACATAACGGTTGTATGAGACAATATTTTTCATTTTTTGGGTTACTGTTTGGGCTGTGTTTCTCAGCTGTATCTGCGGAACGTCAGATATCCCTTTCCATCGATGGGCTGGACGGCGATTTGTATGACAATGTCGAGGCCTATCTATCGTCTATTTCTCCCAATGACTATGCCCCGAGTTTACGGTTTCAGGCCCGTCTCGAAGACGATGTATCACAGGCGTTACAGGCGCTTGGCTACTACCATCCGGTGATTCGTTTTGCATTCAATCAGGAAGATGCCGAAATCACGATTCATGTCGATCCCGGTCCGCCGACACGAATCGATGCTGTCGATATTCAGCTTTTGGGAGATGCCCAGCAAGATGAGTATTTTCAGCGTGTCGTACAAGCCAGTCCGCTGAAAAAAGGTGAGATTCTCAATCACGCTGATTATGAACAGCTGAAATCCCGGCTCCAAAGTCTGGCGCTAGAGCGCGGCTACTTTAACGCGAAGTTTGCCAAAAATCGTTTAGAAATTTTGCAAGCTGACAATCTGGCCCGGGTGGTATTGCATTTTGATAGTGGGCACCGCTATCGTTTCGGCAGGACCATTATGGTGGGGAGTCAGATTGAATCGGAGCGAGTCGCGTCGTTACAGACCTACCGACCCGGAGACCCATATCTGGTGTCTAAAGTCGGAGAGTTTAATCAGCGTCTCGCAAGTACCGATTGGTTTTCTTCGGTGTTGGTCGAACCGGATTTGAGTCAGTTGGATACACAGCAAGATTTACCGATGCATGTGACCTTGACACCGGCCAGTCAAAATCAGATTGAAACGGGGGCCGGGTATTCAACAGACGTCGGGCCGACGGTGTTACTGAAGTGGAATAAGCCTTGGATGAATAATAAGGGGCATAGTTTCAGTAGTCGTTTCTCATTATCAAATCCGGAACAGCTCGTGACAGCGAGTTATAAAATCCCCTTGGAAGATGTGTTGAATCAGTATTATGAGCTTCAGTACGGTCTGAAACGGGTCGATAAGTTGGATACGAAAAGCATTGAATCGAACCTCTCGATTGAACGGCATTGGCGCTTGTCGAATGGTTGGCACCGGACGCTATTTACACGTTATCTGATTGAGAATTATGAATTGGGAACACTGGATGACGTTGGACAATTTGTTTTGCCGGGGATTACATTTTCTCGGACTCGGGTTCGTGGTAAGCGCTTGCTTACTTGGGGTGATAAAGAAACTCTGACGTTAGAATACGGGAATAAAAATTTGCACTCAGAAACCGATATTTTGAGAATTCGAGCGGGGACGTCGTGGATTCGGACTTATGAGGAACGCCACCGCGGATTATTCCGCTTGAGAGGCGGCGCCAATTTGGTCGATGATTTTAATCAGGTTTCGCCATCGCTGAGATTCTTTGCCGGGGGCGATAACAGTATTCGCGGTTATTCGTATGAATCGATCTCACCGAGAGATGCAAAGGGAGCGCTGAGCGGTGCAAAATATCTTGCGACGGCATCGCTGGAGTATCAATACAATCTCTATGATAATTGGTGGGCGGCACTGTTTTACGATTATGGGGATGCATTCAACTCGACACCGAACTGGA
It includes:
- the msrA gene encoding peptide-methionine (S)-S-oxide reductase MsrA — its product is MSDKQQMVTEATALKGRFTPLEIEDSHFVNHSRLTAEPEKGQQKILLGMGCFWGAERLFWQLPGVISTSVGYSGGYTPNPIYEEVCTGQTGHAEVVRVIYQPQQISLETLLGYFWENHTPTQGMRQGNDLGTQYRSVIYVYHDKQRLIAEHSRQTYQKSLNSEGKGQITTEILSAGPYYFAESDHQQYLAKNPEGYCGLAGTGVCFMPL
- the tamA gene encoding autotransporter assembly complex protein TamA codes for the protein MRQYFSFFGLLFGLCFSAVSAERQISLSIDGLDGDLYDNVEAYLSSISPNDYAPSLRFQARLEDDVSQALQALGYYHPVIRFAFNQEDAEITIHVDPGPPTRIDAVDIQLLGDAQQDEYFQRVVQASPLKKGEILNHADYEQLKSRLQSLALERGYFNAKFAKNRLEILQADNLARVVLHFDSGHRYRFGRTIMVGSQIESERVASLQTYRPGDPYLVSKVGEFNQRLASTDWFSSVLVEPDLSQLDTQQDLPMHVTLTPASQNQIETGAGYSTDVGPTVLLKWNKPWMNNKGHSFSSRFSLSNPEQLVTASYKIPLEDVLNQYYELQYGLKRVDKLDTKSIESNLSIERHWRLSNGWHRTLFTRYLIENYELGTLDDVGQFVLPGITFSRTRVRGKRLLTWGDKETLTLEYGNKNLHSETDILRIRAGTSWIRTYEERHRGLFRLRGGANLVDDFNQVSPSLRFFAGGDNSIRGYSYESISPRDAKGALSGAKYLATASLEYQYNLYDNWWAALFYDYGDAFNSTPNWKRGTGVGVRWVSPIGPVRLDLAWGLDSTPGDEFHIHFTLGPDL